The following proteins are co-located in the Paludibaculum fermentans genome:
- a CDS encoding carbamoyltransferase family protein, with amino-acid sequence MIILGIGGILKDAACAVLVDGELVAAIEEPKVAPHGPQGGLPIHAAMMALQLAGVEPGDVQTVALARPFAETNGRHHLHVELRELFPSARIVTVEHHQAHASSAYFASPFEYASVLTLDRSGDFRCGSRWRAAGNQIHLEKEISYPDSLGDLYSRVTHLLGFQPGADEHKVQWLSTAGSPDLAALFRSILVQEGIGLRVDRSWFDNDRMNGGGFSARFYMALGLEDGAEIPADMKPRIAAGLQSAIERLVIEMAGEGENLCLAGGLALNALLVAALERSGHWKNVFVQPAAGNSGTAIGAAYHAWHVVHGRDQRAPMTTLSLGPSFTSEEIKKVIENCKLGFRYLLTTDEVLEAAITQLAADKIVAWMQGRMEFGPRALGQRSILASPLNPYSTENLNVFIKHREPFRKFAASVPVELASEYFDVGRNARFLATVGRVRDAHRKTFESAVLGDGLVRVHTVDPQENPLFHKLLLSWGRKTGLPVLYNTSFNLFGDPLVCTPRDAVRSFYSSGIDALVVGNFLLEK; translated from the coding sequence ATGATCATCCTGGGTATCGGGGGCATCCTGAAGGACGCCGCATGTGCCGTCCTTGTGGACGGTGAGTTAGTGGCCGCGATTGAGGAGCCCAAAGTCGCTCCGCACGGCCCGCAAGGTGGGCTGCCCATCCATGCGGCCATGATGGCCCTTCAATTGGCCGGCGTGGAACCCGGCGACGTCCAGACCGTTGCCTTGGCTCGCCCGTTTGCGGAGACCAACGGCCGCCATCACCTCCACGTGGAGTTGCGGGAACTGTTCCCGTCCGCGCGCATCGTCACCGTGGAACACCACCAGGCGCACGCGTCCTCGGCTTACTTCGCTTCGCCGTTTGAATATGCCAGCGTCCTCACGCTGGACCGCTCCGGTGATTTCCGCTGCGGTTCCCGCTGGCGCGCCGCCGGCAACCAGATCCACCTCGAGAAAGAGATCTCATATCCTGACTCGCTGGGTGATCTTTATAGCCGCGTCACCCACCTCCTGGGCTTCCAGCCTGGCGCCGACGAACACAAGGTGCAGTGGCTCTCCACGGCCGGCTCGCCCGATCTCGCCGCCCTGTTCCGCAGCATCCTGGTCCAGGAAGGCATCGGCCTGCGCGTCGATCGCTCCTGGTTTGACAACGACCGGATGAACGGCGGAGGCTTCAGCGCACGATTTTACATGGCGCTGGGACTGGAAGATGGTGCCGAAATCCCGGCAGATATGAAGCCTCGCATCGCTGCGGGGTTGCAGTCCGCCATCGAACGCCTGGTCATCGAAATGGCCGGTGAAGGCGAAAACCTCTGCCTCGCCGGTGGCCTCGCGCTCAACGCCCTGCTCGTCGCTGCCCTCGAACGCAGCGGTCATTGGAAGAACGTCTTCGTCCAGCCCGCCGCCGGCAACAGCGGCACCGCCATCGGAGCCGCCTACCACGCCTGGCACGTCGTTCACGGCCGCGACCAACGCGCGCCCATGACCACCCTGTCTCTCGGACCCAGCTTCACGTCCGAAGAGATCAAAAAGGTAATCGAGAACTGTAAACTCGGCTTCCGCTACCTGCTCACCACGGACGAAGTCCTCGAAGCCGCCATTACGCAGTTAGCCGCCGACAAAATCGTCGCCTGGATGCAGGGCCGCATGGAGTTCGGACCCCGGGCCCTGGGTCAGCGGTCCATACTGGCTTCACCGCTCAACCCCTACTCGACGGAGAATCTGAACGTTTTCATCAAGCATCGCGAGCCGTTTCGTAAGTTTGCCGCTTCGGTGCCGGTGGAACTGGCGTCGGAGTACTTTGACGTCGGCCGCAACGCCCGCTTCCTGGCCACCGTCGGCCGCGTCCGCGATGCCCATCGCAAGACCTTCGAGAGCGCGGTGCTGGGCGATGGACTGGTGCGTGTCCACACGGTGGATCCGCAGGAGAACCCGCTCTTCCACAAGCTGCTGCTGTCGTGGGGCCGCAAGACCGGCCTGCCCGTGCTCTACAACACGTCGTTCAACCTGTTCGGAGATCCCTTGGTCTGCACGCCCAGGGACGCCGTGAGGAGCTTCTACTCCTCCGGAATCGACGCCCTGGTCGTGGGGAACTTCCTGTTGGAGAAGTGA
- the lepB gene encoding signal peptidase I yields the protein MQDDNLSADIQSDPVSPQPIEAAAAIDTPEDHQHGEQPRGAIAEWAVTILLLLFGTTALIQAFVIPTGSMEDNLLIGDHLLVDKLAFAPAGVVSKYILPYTPVKRGDIIVFRYPVDIRQTFVKRVIGVPGDHIKLINKQLVLNGKPMDEPYKFNKTDFIDSYRDNFPTDPNTRVDDRALEMLDKCVVNGEVVVPPDSYFAMGDNRDSSLDSRYWGFVPRANIIGKPLLVYWSYDAPTERLVNSGVDIEHLLDLARHFFTKTRWKRTFMLIRGYDLKN from the coding sequence GTGCAGGACGACAATCTGTCGGCGGACATCCAGTCCGATCCGGTCAGCCCACAACCTATTGAGGCCGCGGCGGCTATTGATACGCCCGAAGATCACCAGCATGGCGAGCAGCCTCGCGGCGCCATCGCTGAGTGGGCCGTCACCATCCTGCTGCTGCTGTTCGGCACCACGGCGCTCATCCAGGCGTTCGTCATCCCCACCGGCTCAATGGAAGACAACCTCCTGATTGGCGACCACTTACTGGTCGACAAGCTGGCGTTTGCCCCAGCCGGCGTGGTGAGCAAGTACATCCTGCCGTATACGCCGGTCAAGCGCGGCGACATCATCGTCTTCCGCTACCCGGTGGACATCCGCCAGACCTTCGTGAAGCGCGTCATCGGGGTGCCCGGCGACCACATCAAGCTCATCAATAAGCAGCTTGTTCTCAACGGCAAGCCGATGGATGAGCCCTATAAGTTCAACAAGACCGACTTCATCGACTCCTACCGCGACAACTTCCCCACAGACCCGAACACCCGCGTCGACGACAGGGCGCTCGAGATGCTGGACAAATGTGTCGTGAATGGAGAAGTCGTCGTCCCGCCCGACTCCTACTTCGCCATGGGCGACAACCGCGACTCGTCACTTGACTCGCGCTATTGGGGGTTCGTTCCCCGCGCCAACATCATCGGCAAACCCCTGCTGGTCTATTGGTCGTATGACGCGCCCACCGAGAGGCTTGTCAACTCCGGCGTTGATATTGAACATTTGCTGGATCTTGCTCGTCACTTCTTTACGAAGACACGTTGGAAGCGCACGTTCATGCTGATCCGCGGCTATGATCTAAAGAACTGA
- the lepB gene encoding signal peptidase I translates to MKQKAKKPSGTEPVPQQQDSSKVQKVKPDFPEQVRSFVSEWSVTIILLLFGTTTILQAFVVPTGSMEDTVLIGDHMFVDKLAFSPPGAISKYLLPYTPIKRGDIIVFKWPVDPRQNYIKRVIGVPGDHIKLINKELVLNGKKMTEPYVVHKMNYLDSYRDNFPSEPNMRLEAGAVKMLSENMKDGEIVVPPNCYFAMGDNRDNSLDSRYWGFVPRDNIVGKPAIIFWSYDATTEALADPNIISLNHLIDLATHFFSKTRWNRTLMVPRPYPLG, encoded by the coding sequence ATGAAGCAAAAAGCAAAGAAGCCCAGCGGCACTGAGCCCGTACCTCAGCAGCAAGATTCCTCAAAGGTCCAGAAGGTGAAACCCGACTTCCCGGAGCAGGTGCGGTCGTTTGTCTCCGAGTGGTCCGTCACCATCATCCTGCTGCTCTTCGGCACCACCACGATCCTGCAGGCCTTTGTCGTCCCTACCGGCTCGATGGAGGACACCGTGCTCATCGGCGACCACATGTTCGTGGACAAACTGGCCTTCTCGCCGCCCGGCGCCATCAGCAAGTACCTGCTGCCCTACACCCCCATCAAGCGCGGGGACATCATCGTCTTCAAGTGGCCGGTGGATCCGCGCCAGAACTACATCAAGCGCGTGATCGGCGTGCCGGGCGACCACATCAAGCTCATCAACAAGGAACTCGTCCTCAACGGCAAGAAGATGACCGAGCCGTATGTAGTCCACAAGATGAACTACCTCGACTCTTACCGCGACAACTTCCCCAGCGAGCCGAACATGCGGCTGGAGGCGGGCGCGGTGAAGATGCTGTCGGAGAACATGAAGGACGGCGAGATCGTGGTCCCGCCGAACTGCTACTTCGCGATGGGCGACAACCGCGACAACTCGCTGGACTCCCGTTACTGGGGCTTCGTTCCTCGCGACAACATCGTGGGCAAGCCGGCCATCATCTTCTGGTCGTATGACGCGACCACGGAAGCGCTGGCCGACCCCAACATCATCTCCCTGAACCACCTGATCGACCTGGCGACCCACTTCTTCTCGAAGACCCGCTGGAATCGCACGCTGATGGTCCCGCGGCCCTACCCGCTGGGCTAG